One Psychrobacillus glaciei genomic region harbors:
- a CDS encoding ribosomal L7Ae/L30e/S12e/Gadd45 family protein — MSYEKVKQAKKTIIGIKQSVKAMEKGLVKEVYIALDVEERIIDLARSTAQDNNVLIHYVKSKIDLGKACGLRLGASVVALIV; from the coding sequence ATGTCTTATGAAAAAGTGAAACAAGCAAAAAAAACAATCATAGGTATAAAGCAATCAGTAAAAGCGATGGAAAAAGGGCTTGTCAAAGAAGTTTATATTGCACTTGATGTAGAGGAAAGAATTATTGATCTAGCACGATCAACAGCACAAGATAACAATGTTCTTATACACTACGTAAAGTCTAAAATAGATCTTGGTAAAGCTTGTGGATTGCGCTTAGGTGCATCAGTAGTAGCTCTTATTGTGTAA